The Solidesulfovibrio sp. DNA window CATGCGGCCCGTGCCGAAGCTGTGGCCCCACAGCTTCTCCAGGTCGAAATCCCGGAAGGCCTCCTTGTCGAAGCGGTCGAACAGGCCGACACCCAGCACCAGGGCCTTGACGATCTCGAGCCCCAGCAGGTTCACGGCGTGGGCCGGGCTGGCCACGTGGGTGCGCAGGCCGAAGAAGGCCGAGTTGACGAGTTTGAGGATGCCGGCGGACATGCCCACGTCCTGGGCGATGAGCCCGGACACCTCGCGCATGGACGGCTCGTCCCGGGACAGGGCGTCGAGCAGGGCGGCGTAGAGCCGGGGAACGGTGGGCAGCCGGTCGAGCCGGGCCACCACGTTTTTCACCCGCTCGTCCAAAAAGACCTCGCGCAGCGACAGTCCCCGGGCGATGACGGCCTTAAGCGCCGCCGGCTGGCAGGGCTTGGGCAGGAACTGGTGGGCCGGCCGCACGGTCTGCAGGATCATGTCCCGGTCGGAATGCCCCGACAGCACGATGCGGATGGCCCCCGGGTTGGCCAGCTGCGCCTCGCGCAGGAACATGGCCCCGTCCATGCCCGGCATGCGCATGTCGGCCACCACCACGTCGAAGGGCTGCTCGGCGATCATGGCCAGCCCGGCCGGGCCGTCCGTGGCGAAGGCCATGTCCCAGGACTCGCGCATGTCGTGGAACATGCGGCGCAGGGCCGACAGGACATTGGGGTCGTCGTCGACGAACAGGATGCGGGTTTTCACGGCGTCTCTCCGGCGCGACCGCGTGGCTCGCCGTTGCCGGCAAAGGGGATGCGCACGGTAAAGGTGGTCCCCAGCCCGGGTTCGGATTCGAAATCGATGGAGCCGCCGTGCTTGACCACCACGATGTTGTGGGTGATGGCCAGGCCCTGGCCCGTGCCCTTGCCCACCTCCTTGGTGGTGAAGAAGGGGTCGAAGATCTTGGGCCGGTTCTCCTCGGGGATGCCCGTGCCGGAGTCGGACACGGACAGCTTGAGGTACTCCCCGTCGGCCTCGGTGGTGATGACGATGCGGCCCTTTTCGGCCGTGGCCTTGACCTTCTCGGCCACGGCGTGGGCGGCGTTGACCAGGATGTTGAGCAGGACCTGGTTGAAATCGCCGGGCAGGCACAACACCGGCGGCAGGCTCCGGTCGAGGGCGAGCTCCACGTCGGCCACGTATTTCCACTCGTTTTTGGCCACGATGACGGTGTTTTCCACGGCGGCGTTGATGTCGACGAGGGTCTTGTCCTCGCCGCCGGGATGGGAGAACTTCTTCATGGCCGACACGATGGCCGTCACCCGGGCCACGCCCTCCACGGACTGTTCCAGGGCCCGGGGCGACTCGTCGAGAAGAAAGTCCAGGTCCGCCGCCGCCTTGGCCGCGGCGATCGCGTCCAGGGCCGCCGTGTCGCCGGCCGCCTCGGCCAGGCGCCGGGCCACGGCCTCGACCCCGGCCAGGGCCTGGGTGAGGCCGGCGAAGGCCGTGGACAGAAAATGCAGGTTGTCGCCGATGTACTGGGTGGGCGTGTTGATCTCGTGGGCGATGCCGGCGGCCAGTTCGCCCACGCTTTCGAGCTTCTGGGCCACGGCCAGTTGGCGTTCCAGGGCCTTGCGTTCGCTCACGTCGAAGACGATCTCGAAAAGCCGCATTTCCCCGCGCCGCATGGCCGCGACCACGGTCTTGACCACGGGCACGATGCGCCCGTCGGGCCGCTCCAGGCGCATTTCCTCGTTGACCAGGTTGCGCTCGGCCAGGGTGCACGAGGTCAGAGGACGGCCGTCGGCGTAGCGCCAGCCGATCTCCTGGCAGGTGCGGCCGACGATCTCCTGCCGGGCCCGGCCGCACAGCTCCTCGGCCACGGGGTTGACGTCCTCGATGACCAGGTTGCGGGGGTCGATGATGAAAATCCCGGCCCGGATGCCCGAAAGGATGCGGCGCAGCACCTCCTGCTCGTCGCGCAACGCCTTTTCCACCCCCTTGCTGTCCGTGACGTCCGTGGCCACGCCCACGATGCCTTGGGGCCGGCCCTCGGCGTCGTCGAAGCGGGCCCGGTGGAAGACCAGGTGCCGCTCCCGGCCCGAGGCGTCCTCCAGGGCCACCTCGAAGCGCTGCACGCCGCCCTGGTCGAGGAGTTCGCGGTCCTTGGCCGACAGGAATTCCCCGGTCTCCTCGGAAAAGATCTCATGGGCGGTCAGGCCCAGGGCGCTTTGGATGGAGACGCCCAGAAAGGTTTCGAAGGCCCGGTTGATGCCGATGTAGTGGCCTTGGGGATCCTGGACGTAGATGGGGTTGACGGCCGCGTCCATGAGGCTGCGCTGGAAGGACAGCTGGTTTTTGAGCTCGGTTTCGGCCCGGCGGCGGTCGGTGATGTCCTCGGCCACGGCCAGGACGCCCTCGGGCCGGCCGGTTTCGTCGCGGATGGCCGTGAGCGTGACCCGGCACCAGACCACGCTCCCGTCGGGACGCAGGTAACGCTTTTCCCGGATCACGGTGTCCTTGCGGCCGGCCAGGAGTTCTTCGCGGTCGTTGCCGCGCGCGAGCAGGTCGTCGGGATGGGAGATGTCGACGAAGGAGCGGCCCACGAGGTCAATGGCCTCGCGGCCCACCATGCGGGCGAAGCGCTCGTTGACCTCCAGGAACAGCCCCTCCGGCGTCTGGCGGTTGACCCCGACCCCGGCCTGCTCGAAGACCACGCGAAACCGTCGCTCGCTTTCGGTGAGATCCTGGCAGCGCTGGGCCAGCAGTTCCTCGGCCCGCAGCCGCAACGCCCCCTCCAGGGCCACGGCCAGTTGGAACCGGTCCAGGGGCTTGAGCAGCAGCCCGTACGGCCGGGCCTCGGCCACCCCGGACAGGATGTCCAGTTCGCGGTGGGCGGTCATGAAGACCACGGGGATGCCCCGGGCGCCGAAAGCCCGTCCCAGGCCCAGGCCCGAGGCGGCGTCGGGCAACAGCACGTCGATAAGCGCGATGTCCGGGCCGAGCCGCGCGGCCATGTCCATGGCCGTCACGGCATCGGCGGCCGGGCCCAGGGCCTGGTAGCCCAGATGCGTGAGCAGACGGCGCAGCAGATCGGCCGAGACCGGATCGTCCTCGGCGATGAGAACGCGCTTGCGCTGCGCCGTGCTGGTGTCCTCGTGCGCCATGCCACCGCCCGTCGCCAGGTTCTTCGCGGCAACTGGCACACCCTAGGGCAAAAGGAGGCCGGCGTTCAAGCACAATTCACGATGCGGCGGCCTTGGCCCCGGCCCGGGCCACCAGATCGGCCAGGGTGATGCCGTCCAGGGCCTTGTGCATGGCGCTGGCCGCCTCGGCCCAGACCTCGCGCGTGAGGCAATCGGCCAGGCGCGGGCAGGGCCGGCCCGGGTCGGCCCCGCATTCGACCAGGGAAAGCTCGCCCTCCAGGGTGCGCACGATGTCCCCCACCGTGATGGCCTCCAGGGGCTTGGCCAGTTCGTGGCCGCCGCGCGGCCCCCGCCGGCTGCGCACGAACCCGGCCTGCTTGAGCTCCCGCACCAGCTTCTCCAGGTATTTGATGGACACGCCCTGCCGGGCGGCCACGTCCTTGATGCGTACCGGGCCGTCGTGGCCATGGAGCGCCATGTCCAGGATCATCCGGGTGCCATACCGGCTTCGGGTGGTGAGCTTCATGATCGCCGCCTCCTGCCTGGCGGATGCGCGACTGACGGCCGCCGCGCGGGGCTGACATTCATACGCGGATGGTAGAAAAATCGACGGACGGCGTCAACGCGCGCCGCGCGGCAGGCCCGCAACGAAAAATCCGTCGCCGGTCCTTGACAGGGGCGGGGGGTGGGCCTAAAGGAAAACCGACTGAGCACTCAGTCGAATTGTGCCGGACTTCACATGACACGCAAAGAAGCCATACGCTACGCCGCCACGGTGCTGTTCGCCCACAAGGGCTTCCAGGAGACCACCATGCAGGACATCTGCAAGGTCACCGGGACGGCCGAAGGGACGATCTTTTATCATTTCAAGAGCAAGGAAGGCCTGCTCATCGCCATCCTCGAACAGGCCAAGACCCGCATCCTGGAGGAGTACGACGCCGCCTTCACCGGCCGGGCCTTCGCCTCGGGCCTGGAGATGATGGAGGAGGCCGTGGCCCACTATTTCCACCTGGCCGGGGTCATGGAGCACGAGTTCACCCTGCTCCAGCGCCAGTTCCCCCACCAGCTGGCCGAGGACAACCCCGAATGCCGCGCCCACCTGGCCGCCATCTACAACTGCCTGACCGACATCTTCGAGCGGGTGGTGCGCACCGGCCAGGCCGACGGTTCCATGGCCGATTTTCCGCCCCGGGAGACGGCCATGATCCTGTTCGCCATGGTGGACGGCCTGCTGCGGCTTAAAACCTGCAACCTCTACGACGCCGGGGCGCTGTACGACGAGCTGATCGCATCCTGCCGCAGGATGCTGGCAAAAAAGTGACGGGAGATGCCGATGCTGCTACGAATCTTTCCTTTCCTCGGCTGGTTTTCGGGCTACGACATGGCCAAGCTGCGCGCCGACGCCATTGCCGGACTCACCGTGGCCCTGGTGCTCATCCCGCAATCCATGGCCTACGCCCAGCTGGCCGGCATGCCGCCGTACTACGGCCTGTACGCCTCGTTTCTGCCGCCGCTGGTGGCCGCCCTGTTCGGCTCCAGCCGCCAGCTGGCCACGGGGCCGGTGGCCGTGGTGTCGCTGATGACCTCGGCCTCGCTGGCCCCCCTGGCCACGGCCGGCTCGGAAGGCTACATCGCCTACGCCATCCTTTTGGCCCTGCTGGTCGGCGTCTTCCAGTTCCTCTTGGGCGTCCTGCGCCTGGGCCTGGTCGTCAACTTCCTGTCCCACCCGGTGGTCAACGGCTTCACCAACGCCGGCGCGCTCATTATCGCCTCCTCCCAGCTGTCCAAGATGTTCGGCGTGTCCGTGGACGACGCCGAGCACTACTACGAGACCATCGGCCGGGTGGTGGCCGCCGCCTGGCACCACACCCACTGGCCGACCTTCATCATGGGCGCGGCGGCCTTCGCCATCATGTTCGGGCTTAAAAAGCTCAACCCGCGCATCCCCAACGTGCTGGTGGCTGTGGTCATCACCACGGTCGTCTCCTGGGCCATCGGCTTCGAGCACAACGCCACGGTGGATTTGAGCACCATCAAGTCCGCCCCGGTGGTGGCCGACATCGAGGCCTTCAACAAGGCCGCCGCGGCCCTGCCGGCCATCGCCGCCAAGCGCGCCGAGATCACCCCGCGCGAGGACGCGGCCAAGGCCTCGGGCGACCCCTCGGCCATCCTGGCCGTGGACCACGACATCGCCCTGCTCGACCTGGACAAGGTCAAGGCCCAAAAGGAGGCCGCCGCCTCCCGGGCCAAGCTGCGCAACTACCTGCTCACCGGCGTGACGGGCGCGGGCGGCAGCCTCACCTTCTACGAAAAGGGCCAGACCCCGGCCGAGGCCAAAACCGATGGCCGCACCTGGATTCTGCGCGTGGGCAACAGCCCCCTCAAAACGGACAAACTGCTGCTCATCGGCGGCGGCCAGGTGGTGGGCGTGGTCCCCTCGGGCCTGCCGTCGTTCACCATCCCCAGCCTCGACATCAAGGCGATTGTCCGGCTCCTGCCGTTCGCGGCCATCATCTCGCTGCTGGGCTTCATGGAAGCCATCTCCATCGCCAAGGCCATGGCCGCCAAGACCGGCCAACGCCTGGACCCCAACCAGGAGCTCATCGGCCAGGGCCTGGCCAACATCCTCGGCGCCGTGGGCAAGAGCTACCCGGCCTCGGGCTCGTTCTCCCGCTCGGCCGTCAACCTGCAGGCCGGCGCGGTCACGGGCTTTTCCTCGGTATTCACCAGCGCCACCGTGGTCATCGCCCTGTTCTTCTTCACCCCGCTGCTCTACCACCTGCCGCAAAGCGTGCTGGCCGCGGTCATCATGATGGCCGTCATCGGGCTACTCAACGCCACGGGCTTCATCCACGCCTGGAAGGCCCAGTGGTACGACGGGGCCATCTCCATCATCACCTTCCTGTGCACCCTGGCCTTCGCCCCCCATCTGGACAAGGGCATCATGATCGGCGTGGTGCTGTCGCTTCTGGTGTTCCTCTACAAGAGCATGCGCCCGCGCGTGGCCTCCCTGTCGCTGACCGAGGACAGCGCCTACCGCGACGCCTCGGTGTTTCGGCTGGCCGAGTGCCCCTACGTGGCCGTGGTCCGCTTCGACGGCACCCTTTTCTTCGCCAACGCGAGCTTCCTGGAAGACCAGATCACCGAGCGCATGCAGGCCGGCAAATCGCTTCGGCACATCATCCTGGCCGCCGACGGCGTCAACGACATGGACGCCTCGGGCGAGGAGGCCCTGTCACTGCTCGTCGACCGGGTGCGCAGCGCCGGCCTTGACATCTCCCTTTGCGGCGTGAAGGAATCCGTCATGGACGTCATGAAGCGCACCCACCTTCTGGAGCATATCGGCGAGGACCACCTCTATCCCGACCTCGGCCAGGCGCTTTGCGCCGTGCACCAGGATTCCTGGCATAGCCCGGGGGAAAGCTGTCCCCTGACCAGCGTCTGCCGCCTGCCCGGCGCGTAAGCACGATCACAAGGAGCGACCCATGTCCGTCATCTCCCTTTTCAGCGGCGCCTTTTGCAAGGACGAGTCCGTCAGCGCGGCCCTGGCCGGCACCACGGGATTGCCCATCGTCCGCGACGCCGACCTGGTCGGTCTGGCCGCCAAGCTCTCGGGGCTTGGCGCCGAGAAAATCGAAAAGGCCTTTGCGGCCAAGACCTCGGTGTTCAACAAGTTCACCCACGAGAAACAGCGCGCCGTGTCCTGGCTGCGCCTGGCCCTGGCCACGGAACTGGCGGAGCGGGAAGGGCTGCTGGTTTCCGGGTTCTGCGCCCTGCTGCCGCCGCGCGACATCGCCCACGTGCTGCGGGTGTGCCTGATCGCCGACGCCGCCTTCCGCCGGGCCGTGGCCGCCGAGGAAGCCGGGCTGGCCGACCGCGAGGCCCAGCGCGCCCTGGAAAAAAGCGACGAGGACCGCGCCCTGTGGGCGGCCCAGGTCACGGCTTCCAAGGACCCCTGGGCCCCGGCCCTCTACGACATGGTCGTGCCCATGGACAAGGCCACCGTGGACGAGGCCGCCGCCCTTGTCGTCAAGCACCTGGCCGATCCGGCCGTGCGCGTCACCGAGGCCTCCAGGGCCTGCGCCCGGGATTTCCTCCTGGCCGCCCGGGTGGAGACCGTGGTCACGGGCAAGGGCCACGACGTGGCCGTTTCGGCCAAGGACGGCGTGGTCTTTTTGACCATCAACAAGAAGGTCCTGCTCCTCGACCGCCTGGAAAACGAACTGCGCGCCATCGCCGGCAAGGTCGAGGGCGTCACCGACGTGGTGACCAAGGTCGGCAAGGGCTACTACCAGACCGACATCTACCGCCGGGCCGATTTCGAGATGCCCACCAAGGTCCTGCTCGTCGACGACGAACGCGAATTCGTCCAGACCCTGTCCGAGCGCCTGTCCATGCGCGAGGTCGGCTCCCACGCCGTGTTCGACGGCGAATCGGCCCTGCGCATGATGGCCGACGACGAGCCGGAAGTGATGGTGCTCGACCTCAAGATGCCGGGCATCGACGGCCTGGAGGTGCTCAAGCGCACCAAGGCCGACCGCCCGGACGTCGAGGTCATCATCCTCACCGGCCACGGCTCCGAGGCCGACCGCGAGGAATGCATGCGCCTGGGCGCCTTCGCCTACCTGCAAAAACCCGTGGACATCGAGCTGTTAAGCGATACCCTCAAGCGGGCCAACGAGAAGGTCCAGGCCAGGAAGGCCGGGGCTTAGCCTCCGCGCGGCCGCCGGGCGCGAACGCCCGGCGGCCGCGGTCCGACCGGCGAAGAGGACTGCCGCCATGGGGATGATCGATCGCCTGCGCCCGGCCTTCTGGGACGGCGCCACCGACGGGGGGCCGTACCGGAGCCTGTTCAACTACCGACGCCTGTGGCGCCTGTCCGTGGCGCTTTTGGCCGCGGTGTCCCTGACCCCGCTTTGCATCATGACGGTCATCGACTTCAACGTCACCAAGCGGGCCGTCAACCAGGAAAACATCAACCGCACCACCATCACCACCTCCAACACCCGGCGCACCCTGACCTATTTCCTGGACGAGCGCCTGGCCGCCCTGGGTTTCGCCGCCCGCGTCCAGACCTATGAGAACCTCTCCACCCAGGACCATCTGACCGCGCTGCTTCGGGACCTCAAAGCCGCCTTCGGCGGCTTCATGGACCTCGGCGTCATCGGCGAAGACGGCCGACAGGTCGCCTACGTCGGCCCCTACGACCTGCTCGGCATCAACTACGCCGACCAAGCCTGGTTCAAGGAAACCATGGCCTCGGGCTCCTACATCAGCGACATCTTCCTGGGCTTTCGCAACGTCCCCCACCTGATCATCGCCGTGCGCGCCGACAGGCCCGGCGGCGGCCATTTCCTGCTGCGCGCCTCGGTGGACACCCAGCGCATCAACGACATCCTGGCCGGCCTCGACCTCTCGGGCAACGGCGACGCCTTCCTGGTCAACCGCGAAGGCGTGTTGCAAACCGTCTCCCGCTCCCACGGCACGGTCTTCGAGCGCCTCGACATCCCCGTGCCCGAGCAGGCCGACCGCACCGAGGTCGTGGAGACCTCCGACGCCGAGGGCGGGCTCATCGTCGGCTACGCCTCCATCGAGCGCACGCCGCTGGTGCTCATGGTGGTCAAGCGCCAGGCCGAACTCATGCGGCCCTGGTTCGCCATGCGCCTGAACCTGATGGGCTTCCTCGGGGCCAGCGTCCTGGTCATCCTGGTGGTCATCCTCGGTGTCGCCACCTACATGGTGGAAAAGATCTTCGTGGCCGACCAGACACGGGCCAAGACCATGCACCAGATGGAGCACACCAACCGCATGGCCTCCATCGGCCGCCTGGCCGCCGGCGTGGCCCACGAGATCAACAACCCGCTGGCCATTATCAACGAGAAGGCCGGGCTCATGCAGGACCTCATCCGCTTTTCCCCGGAGCCGCCCTCGCCCGACCGCCTGTCCGGCCTGGTGGACTCCATCCTGGCCTCGGTGGAGCGGGCCGGCACCATCACCAAGCGCCTGCTGTCGTTCGCCCGCCACCTGGAAGTGCACATCGAGTCGGTCAGCCTGCAAAAGGTCGCCGAGGAGGTCCTGAGCTTTTTGACCAAGGAAGCCGAGTACCGGCGCATTGCCGTGGAGGTCACGGCCGACCCGGCCGTGCCGACCATCGAGTCCGACCGGGGCAAGCTCCAGCAGATCCTTTTGAACCTCGTCAACAACGCCTTCCAGGCCATGGACGACGGCGGCAGCCTGCGGGTGCGCATCTTCAGGCCAGGCGAGGCGGGCGTGGCCGTGTCCGTGGCCGACAACGGCTGCGGCATCCCGGCCGCGGACATCAAACGCATCTTCGAACCGTTTTTTTCCACCAAGAAAAAGAAGGGGGGGACGGGCCTGGGCCTGTCCATCACCTACGGCCTGGTCCAGGAACTCGGCGGCACGCTGGCCGTTGCCAGCGAACTCGGCCACGGTTCCACCTTCACCGTGACCTTCCCCCTGGACAAAGGAGACGCCGGTGCGCCTGCTGCTCGTGGATGACGAAACGGAACTGGTTTCGGCCCTGGCCGAACGCCTGCGCCTGCGCGGCATCGAAACGGACTTCGCCACCGACGGCGACGCCGCCGCGGACAAGGTGCGGGCGAACGCCTACGACCTGGCCGTGCTGGACATGAAAATGCCGGGCCTAAGCGGCCTGGACCTCAAGAAAAAACTCCAGCGCCTGCGGCCGGGCATGCGCTTCATTTTCATGACCGGCCACGGTTCCGAGGAAGACTTCCGGGCCGGCTCGGCCGAGGCCGCCGGCTACCTGGTCAAGCCCGTGCGCATCGAGGCGCTCATCGCCGCCGTCCAGGCCGCCCTGGCCGGCGGGCAGGGCTGAAGGAGGCTCCCATGCCGGCAAACGACGACCTGCGCTTTTTCGGGACCGTGTGCGCCTCGGTCTCCCACGAGCTCAAAAACGTCCTGGCCGTGATGCACGAACAGGCCGGGCTCCTGGGCGACCTGGCCCTGATGGCCGAGCGGGGCATGCCGCTCGACCCCTGCCGCCTGGCCGCCGCCGCCGACTGCCTGCTCAAGCAGGTCCGGCGCGGTGACGCCATCCTCACCAATATCAGCAGGTTCGCCCACACCACCGACGCCTCGGCCAAGCCCGTCGACCTGGCCGAGGCCGCCAGCCTGGCCGTGGCCCTGTGCCGGCGCCGGGCCGACATGCGCCAAGTCTGCCTGGCCGCCGAGCCCGGCCAGGCCGTCTGCGCGGCCGTCGATCCTTTCCTGGCCGTGCGCCTGTTGGCCTCCTGCCTGGACCGGGCCATGGACGCGCCCGGGGCCGAAAAAACCATCCGCGTCGCGGCGGCCGACTCCCCGGACGGCCCGGCCGTGACCCTGGCCGGCCTGGCCGGGGACGCCGCCATCCCCGACGACGACCCCTTGCGAGCCCTGGCGGCGGGCCTTGGCGCCCGGCTTCGCCGCGAGGCCGCCAGCCTGTCCGTGATCTGGCCCCGCCCCTGACGGGCGTCTCCTTCCCGACTCCGCCCCTCGCGCGGGGGCTTGGCTCGGCGGCTTGATTGCTTTATTGTAATCAGCTTGCCGTGCCATCCCGGCCCCGGCCCACCAGGCCACCCCGCCGCGCGAAAGGAGCGCCCCATGCCACGGACCCTGCCGAGGGCCTTCCTCGCCAACCTGCTCGGCGCCTCGCCCGACTGGTACAAGCTGACCCTCGCCGCCTTCCTGCTGGCCAACCCGCTGCTGTTGGCCCTGGCCGGCCCCTTTGTCACGGGCTGGGCGCTTATTGCCGAATTCATCTTCACCCTGGCCATGGCCCTGTCCTGCTACCCCCTGCCGGCCGGGGGGCTGCTGGCCCTGGAGGCCGTGCTTATGGGCCTGACCTCGCCGCAAACCCTCTACGACGAGGCGGCCCACAACTTCCCGGTCATTTTGCTGCTCCTCTTCATGGTCGCCGGCATTTATTTCATGAAGGACATGCTGCGCTACGCCTTCACGAAAATCCTCATGCAGGTGCGTTCGAAGATCATTTTGTCGCTGGTATTCTGTTTCGCCGGCGCCGTGCTTTCCGCCTTTCTCGACGCCCTGACCGTGACGGCGGTCATCATCGCCGTGGCCTACGGCTTCTACGAGGTCTACCACCGCCAAGCCTCCACCGGAAAATGCCGGCTTGGCGACGAGGCCGGCCTCGACGACGCCTGCCGCCGCGACCTCAAGGAATTCCGGGGATTTCTGCGCAACCTCATGATGCACGGCGCCGTGGGCACGGCCCTTGGCGGCGTGTGCACCCTGGTCGGCGAGCCGCAAAACCTGCTGATCGCTCAGGAAATGGGCTGGCATTTCGGGGAGTTCTTCGTGAAGGTCGCCCCGGTTTCCCTGCCCGTGCTGGCCGTGGGCCTGACCACCACGGTGGTGGTCGAGCGCTTCGGACTGTTCGGCTACGGCCACAAGCTGCCCGCCGCCGTGCGGGCGGTGCTCACCGCCGACAACGCCCGGCGCGAGGCCGAGAGGACCAACCGGCAGCGCGCCTCGCTGCTCGTCCAGGCCGCCTGCGCCGTCTATCTGGTCGCGGCCCTGGCCTTCCACCTGGCCGAAGTGGGGATCATCGGCCTGTCCGTCATCGTCGTGCTGACGGCTTTTTGCGGCAAGACCGAGGAGCATCAAATCGGCCAGGCCTTCACCGAGGCCCTGCCGTTTACCGCCCTGCTCGTGGTCTTTTTCGCCATCGTGGCCGTCATCCACGACCAGCACCTGTTCGCCCCCATCATCGGCTCCGTGCTGTCGCTTTCCGGCAAGT harbors:
- the nhaB gene encoding sodium/proton antiporter NhaB — its product is MPRTLPRAFLANLLGASPDWYKLTLAAFLLANPLLLALAGPFVTGWALIAEFIFTLAMALSCYPLPAGGLLALEAVLMGLTSPQTLYDEAAHNFPVILLLLFMVAGIYFMKDMLRYAFTKILMQVRSKIILSLVFCFAGAVLSAFLDALTVTAVIIAVAYGFYEVYHRQASTGKCRLGDEAGLDDACRRDLKEFRGFLRNLMMHGAVGTALGGVCTLVGEPQNLLIAQEMGWHFGEFFVKVAPVSLPVLAVGLTTTVVVERFGLFGYGHKLPAAVRAVLTADNARREAERTNRQRASLLVQAACAVYLVAALAFHLAEVGIIGLSVIVVLTAFCGKTEEHQIGQAFTEALPFTALLVVFFAIVAVIHDQHLFAPIIGSVLSLSGKSQTAAYYLVSGLLSMISDNVFVATVYITETKAHFVELFAAMPGLGLDGAELLARLTDTRLDRAAVLAGLPAEALPQVTAALARFDRLAVAINTGTNIPSVATPNGQAAFLFLLTSALAPLIRLSYGQMVRLALPYTVTMTATGLAAAWLLL